A section of the Engraulis encrasicolus isolate BLACKSEA-1 chromosome 8, IST_EnEncr_1.0, whole genome shotgun sequence genome encodes:
- the LOC134453501 gene encoding olfactory receptor 52N2-like: MENITSVSDILVLEQLGHPESSTYAVFFTFLFVYIALIITNVGVVGIIIAEKTLHQPMYLLFCNLSFNDILGNTIILPQLLLNTVNPGRFISYNSCVAQVFFSHTYGSASHSILIIMAIDRYVAICNPLRYSAIMTTKAVVTLSVSAWTIPAVFVGALVGLSVRLSRCRSQLQNFYCDNASLFKLSCEDVSINNIYGLFYTVLLLSSSMGTIVVTYIKIAVTCWTKKSAELNSKAIQTCASHLVLYLIMLITGYIVIIMHRFPERVFLRKLFAVLFHVIPASLNPIIYGLQLKQLRQKILQVFGVKIMPS, from the coding sequence ATGGAAAACATTACATCTGTCAGTGACATTCTTGTGCTGGAACAGCTGGGTCACCCTGAATCATCCACGTACGCTGTCTTCTTCACGTTCCTCTTTGTCTACATCGCACTGATAATAACTAACGTTGGCGTTGTTGGTATCATTATTGCTGAAAAGACATTACACCAACCCATGTACTTGCTATTTTGTAACTTGTCATTCAATGATATCCTTGGCAACACTATCATACTACCTCAGCTACTGCTCAACACAGTTAATCCCGGCAGGTTCATTTCCTATAATTCATGTGTCGCACAAGTATTCTTTAGCCACACATATGGCTCAGCTTCACACAGCATTCTAATTATCATGGCCATCGACAGGTATGTGGCCATATGCAATCCATTGAGATACAGTGCAATAATGACCACAAAGGCTGTTGTGaccctgtctgtgtctgcctggacTATTCCTGCTGTATTTGTGGGTGCCTTAGTCGGCCTAAGTGTCAGATTGTCTCGTTGTAGGTCACAGCTTCAAAATTTTTACTGTGATAATGCATCCCTGTTCAAGCTGTCCTGTGAAGATGTGTCTATTAATAACATCTATGGACTGTTTTACACAGTGTTGCTGCTGTCCTCATCAATGGGTACAATTGTTGTCACGTACATTAAAATCGCGGTGACGTGCTGGACAAAGAAAAGTGCAGAGCTGAACAGTAAAGCCATTCAAACATGTGCAAGTCACTTGGTATTGTATCTGATCATGTTAATTACTGGATATATTGTCATCATCATGCACCGTTTTCCTGAACGCGTCTTTTTGAGGAAACTCTTTGCTGTTCTTTTTCATGTTATACCAGCCAGCTTAAACCCTATTATTTATGGTCTCCAGCTCAAACAACTAAGGCAGAAAATTTTGCAGGTATTCGGAGTGAAAATCATGCCTTCTTAG
- the LOC134453500 gene encoding olfactory receptor 52E4-like: MENVSAVISDILLLEELGHPESSMYAVFFTLLFVYIALLITNVGVLMIIMAEKTLHQPMYLLFCNLSVNDILGNTITLPHLLFDMVTRNRLMFYHNCVVQVFFTHVYASASHTILIVMAIDRYVAICNPLRYSAIMTTKAVVTLSVSAWAVPCVFVGALVGLSARLSRCRSTIPNFYCDNASLFKLSCEDVSINNIYGLFYSVLLLGGSMGTIAVTYISIAVTCWAKKSAELNSKAIQTCASHLVLYLIMLLMGYIIIIMHRFPEERFLRKLMAVLVHIVPAHCNPIIYGFQTKHLRVTILKIFKAKTTPS, encoded by the coding sequence ATGGAAAACGTGTCAGCGGTCATCAGTGATATCCTCCTTTTGGAAGAGTTAGGCCACCCTGAGTCATCCATGTATGCTGTCTTTTTCACAttgctctttgtttacattgcaCTGCTCATAACTAATGTTGGTGTTCTTATGATCATCATGGCCGAGAAGACCTTACACCAACCCATGTATTTGCTGTTTTGCAACTTGTCAGTGAACGATATCCTTGGTAACACAATTACATTACCCCACCTACTCTTTGATATGGTTACTAGAAACAGGCTAATGTTTTATCATAACTGTGTTGTGCAAGTGTTTTTCACTCATGTTTATGCCTCAGCCTCACACACCATACTAATCGTGATGGCCATTGATAGATATGTGGCCATATGCAACCCATTGAGATACAGTGCGATCATGACCACAAAGGCTGTTGTGaccctgtctgtgtctgcctgggcTGTTCCTTGTGTATTTGTGGGTGCCTTAGTTGGCCTGAGTGCCAGGTTGTCTCGATGCCGATCCACTATTCCAAATTTCTACTGTGATAATGCATCCTTATTCAAGTTATCCTGTGAAGATGTGTCTATTAATAACATATACgggctgttttacagtgtgttgCTATTAGGTGGCTCAATGGGTACTATTGCTGTAACCTATATTAGCATTGCAGTGACATGCTGGGCTAAGAAAAGTGCAGAGCTCAACAGCAAAGCCATTCAAACGTGTGCAAGCCACTTAGTGTTGTACCTGATAATGCTACTGATGGGCTACATCATCATAATCATGCACCGTTTTCCTGAGGAACGCTTTTTGAGGAAACTGATGGCTGTTCTCGTTCATATCGTGCCTGCTCATTGTAACCCAATCATTTATGGCTTCCAGACCAAACACTTAAGGGTAACAATTTTGAAGATATTTAAGGCAAAAACCACACCATCATAG